The proteins below come from a single Triticum aestivum cultivar Chinese Spring chromosome 5D, IWGSC CS RefSeq v2.1, whole genome shotgun sequence genomic window:
- the LOC123122971 gene encoding probable xyloglucan glycosyltransferase 9, whose product MAPWTGLWGARAGAGAGAYRGTPVVVKMENPNWSISEISPEDAEDEDFLVSGAGAARRRKGGRGKNAKQITWVLLLKAHRAAGCLASLASAAVTLGAAARRRVADGRTDADAGATPGSAGESPVLRSRFYAFIRAFLLLSLLLLAVELAARFHGWDLAASALALPIIGVESLYASWLRLRAAYLAPLLQFLTDACVVLFLIQSADRLIQCLGSFYITVKRIKPRLKSPALPDAEDPDAGYYPMVLVQIPMCNEKEVYQQSIAAVCNLDWPRSNFLVQVLDDSDDPTTQSLIREEVAKWQQTGARILYRHRVLRDGYKAGNLKSAMACSYVKDYEFVAIFDADFQPNPDFLKRTVPHFKDNDELGLVQARWSFVNKDENLLTRLQNINLCFHFEVEQQVNGVFLNFFGFNGTAGVWRIKALEESGGWMERTTVEDMDIAVRAHLHGWKFIFLNDVECQCELPESYEAYRKQQHRWHSGPMQLFRLCIPDIIKSKISVWKKFNLIFLFFLLRKLILPFYSFTLFCIILPMTMFVPEAELPDWVVCYIPALMSLLNILPSPKSFPFIIPYLLFENTMSVTKFNAMISGLFQLGSAYEWVVTKKSGRSSEGDLISLAAAPPRELRHHPKTGSAPSMEALMVLKEQPSPKKEGKKQQKKHNRIYKKELALSLLLLTAAARSLLTKQGIHFYFLLFQGISFLLVGLDLIGEQVE is encoded by the exons ATGGCGCCGTGGACCGGCTTATGGGGCGCtagggccggcgccggcgccggtgcctACCGGGGCACGCCGGTGGTGGTCAAGATGGAGAACCCCAACTGGTCCATCTCCGAGATCTCCCCGGAGGACGCCGAGGACGAGGACTTCCTCgtctccggcgccggcgccgcccgccgccgcaagGGCGGCCGCGGGAAGAACGCCAAACAGATCACCTGGGTGCTGCTCCTCAAGGCGCACCGCGCCGCCGGCTGCCTCGCCTCGCTGGCCTCCGCGGCCGTCACCCTCGGCGCCGCCGCCAGGCGCCGCGTGGCCGACGGCCGCACCGATGCCGACGCCGGCGCCACGCCCGGCTCGGCGGGCGAGAGCCCCGTGCTCCGCTCCCGCTTCTACGCCTTCATTAGggccttcctcctcctctccctgctCCTCCTCGCGGTCGAGCTCGCCGCGCGCTTCCACGGCTGGGACCTCGCCGCCTCCGCCCTGGCCCTCCCCATTATCGGCGTCGAGTCGCTCTACGCCTCCTGGCTGCGCCTCCGCGCCGCCTACCTCGCGCCGCTGCTCCAGTTCCTCACCGACGCCTGCGTCGTGCTCTTCCTCATCCAGAGCGCCGACCGCCTCATCCAGTGCCTCGGCAGCTTCTACATCACCGTGAAGCGCATCAAGCCCAGGCTCAAGTCCCCGGCGCTGCCGGACGCCGAGGACCCCGACGCCGGCTACTACCCCATGGTGCTCGTGCAGATACCAATGTGCAACGAGAAAGAG GTGTATCAGCAATCAATTGCGGCCGTCTGCAACCTCGATTGGCCGAGGTCCAACTTCTTGGTTCAGGTTTTAGATGACTCCGACGACCCGACGACGCAGTCGCTCATCAGGGAGGAGGTCGCGAAGTGGCAGCAGACCGGGGCCCGGATTCTGTACCGGCACCGCGTGCTCAGGGACGGGTACAAGGCCGGGAACCTCAAGTCGGCCATGGCCTGCAGCTACGTCAAGGATTACGAATTTGTTGCCATCTTTGACGCTGACTTCCAACCAAACCCCGACTTTTTAAAGCGCACTGTGCCACATTTCAAG GACAATGATGAATTGGGGCTGGTGCAAGCGAGATGGTCGTTTGTGAACAAGGATGAGAACTTATTGACTCGGTTGCAGAACATCAATCTTTGCTTCCACTTTGAGGTGGAGCAGCAGGTGAATGGTGTCTTCTTAAACTTCTTTGGGTTCAATGGCACGGCCGGCGTGTGGAGGATCAAGGCGCTGGAGGAGTCCGGCGGGTGGATGGAGCGGACAACAGTGGAGGATATGGACATTGCGGTTCGGGCGCATCTCCATGGCTGGAAGTTTATCTTCCTGAACGATGTCGAG TGCCAATGTGAACTGCCAGAGTCATACGAGGCTTACAGGAAGCAGCAACATCGGTGGCATTCCGGTCCAATGCAGCTATTCAGGCTTTGCATACCGGACATCATCAAGTCCAAG ATTTCGGTGTGGAAGAAATTCAACctgatcttcctcttcttcctactCCGGAAGCTCATACTACCCTTCTACTCCTTCACGCTCTTCTGCATCATCCTCCCGATGACCATGTTTGTGCCCGAAGCCGAGCTCCCGGACTGGGTCGTATGCTACATCCCTGCCCTTATGTCCCTGCTCAACATCCTGCCGTCCCCGAAGTCGTTCCCTTTCATCATCCCATACCTGCTCTTCGAGAACACCATGTCGGTGACCAAGTTCAACGCCATGATCTCGGGCCTGTTCCAGCTCGGCAGCGCCTACGAGTGGGTTGTGACCAAGAAGTCGGGGCGGTCGTCGGAGGGCGACCTCATCTCCCTGGCGGCGGCGCCGCCCAGGGAGCTGCGGCACCACCCGAAGACCGGGTCGGCGCCGAGCATGGAGGCGCTGATGGTGCTCAAGGAGCAGCCGAGCCCGAAGAAGGAAGggaagaagcagcagaagaagcacaaccggataTACAAGAAGGAGCTGGCGCTGTCGCTGCTCCTGCTGACGGCCGCCGCTCGCAGCCTGCTGACGAAGCAGGGTATACACTTCTACTTCCTGCTGTTCCAGGGCATCTCCTTCTTGTTAGTAGGCCTTGACCTCATAGGCGAGCAGGTCGAATGA